In Aptenodytes patagonicus chromosome 9, bAptPat1.pri.cur, whole genome shotgun sequence, the DNA window GGCGCAATCCCAAGGAATGATAAGGGGCTGCTGGTGGCCCCCAGGGCGGCCGGTGTGGCCTTGCCCACCTTCACCAAGGCCTCCtctgccctggggacagggggacactgTCAGCCAcaggccagccctgcccaggggaccttcccacccctgcagcctccagcaCCTCATGGACACACAGCTCACGGCAGGAGCTGCCCTGTCCCCACGCCCCATCCCcatgcctgctgtccccatgccccATCACCCTCGtgccctgctgccccagccctATGCATGCTGTCCCCATGCCCATCACCCTTGTGCCCTGCTGTCTGGTCCCCGTGCCCATTGTCCCCACATGTCATCACCCTTATGGCCCACTTCCCTGTCCCcatgcctgctgtccccatgccccATCACCCTCATGCCCCACTGCCCTGTCCTCCACCACCCTCAACCTCCATCCCCCTGCCCCACCGTCCCCGTAACCACATCCTCGTGCCCTGTTGTCcccactcccctccacccctgctgcagcccccaaCACCACGCCTCTCCGCCCAGGGGAAGGCGCCAGGGCAAGGCCCAGGCAGAGAGAGCGGGGACGGAGAGGACCTGACGCAAGGCGGCTTCACCCTCCAGAGCGTGGGCGGGGCCGGGCCAGCAGGTCAGGCAGCACTGAGGCTCAATAAAGGCTGGGGCCGTCCCCACCACACACTGCCCGGGGCTGTGGCCATCACCGGGGccaggcaggacctgcctgggGCGGGCGGGAAGCAGCCGAGGGAGGGGACAAGGACAGGGGGACACGACGTGTCCCCACACCCTGTTACTCTTGTGCCCCACTGCCCTGTCCCCATGCCTGCTGTCCGCAGGCCTTGTCACCCTCATGCGCCACTGCCCCAACCCCATGCCTGCTGTCCCCACGCACCATTACCCCTGTTGCACAGGGTGCTCTATATGATGCATTGGGTGCACTGCGTGCTGCTCTGGATGCGTTGCAGCACGCTGCGCACACTGCAGGTGTGCCAGCACCTGCCGTGTACTTGGGGCGTCCAGGAGGGCAGGTGACATCTCACCACGGGGACGCAGGGCTCCCAGCGTACCCCCGAGTCCTCCCCGGGGCCTGCTCACGGCCAGCCCCGGCATGGCGGCCCCACACCCCGGGTCCCCCCACACACCCGGCCCCGGCACCTCCTTCTGCTTGGGGTACTGCAGACCCTCGGGCGGGACCCGCGGGCGAGACCGCCTCACCCGCGCCTGGGCGCTTGAGCGGGGGGTGCTCGTAGCTGAGGACGCCGAAGGCCGCCATCCCGGGCCGGCCGGCGGGCAGAGGCGGCCGGGCCACAACAAGgaccgccggggccgcccgcgccTGCGCCCTGCGCCGGGGCCGCCCGAGCGCCGCCGGAGAGGCCCGAGCGACGCGACGCTGTCAcgggcgccgccggggaggggctCCCGAGGGGAGCCGGAGCGTCCCGAAGCCGGGCCGAGGAAGGACGAAGAGTCCCGAGCGCCGCCGGGGAGAGCCCGAGCCCGCGCCGAGCGGAGGCGGAAAGTGTCGAAGATAGACGGGGCGGCCCGAGGGGCGCGCGGCGCCCCCTGCCGGAGGCGCTGCGCCGGCGGCGCGCCGGCCGAGGTCACGTGAccgcccaccccctccccaccccccggctCTCTTCATCATTACCCCCGGGACCGCCCCGCAGCCCACCGCCTCCagctgcccccgctgcccggGACACCTCCCCCTGCGGCCGCCCCCGGCGGCCCCACGGCCACCGTCCCCTCGACCACACTCCCATCGCTGCGCCCATCGCTGGCAGCGTCACTAGCCCCCGTGACCGCCTCCCATAACTGCCCCCAACTCCCTACAAGTGCCCCCGTGAGCCCCTTTGTGACCGTCTCCCCGCAGCTGCCCCCCCGGGACTGCCCCAGTGACTCCCAGTTCTGCCCAGTTCTCAGGGACCCAGCGCAGGACACCCGCGGTCGGGCTGTGGGTCAGGATCCCCACACCGGCCCTGCTCCTGGGGGGCAGCTCTGTGGGGGTGAGCCCTGCGGCATGGTGGGGTGAGCCCTGGGAACACGGCAGGATGAACCGGGGGGGTCCCGGTGGGCCAGGTGGTGGGGCCCGGAGGGGTGAGCTGTGGGGCCTGGGCAGGAAGGGTGGCAGGGCCCCAGTGGGTTGAGCTGTGGGGCCCCGCTGGGGTGAGCTGCGGGACCCCGTTGGAGTGAGCCGTGGGGCGCCGTGTGGGGTGGGCCCCTTGGTGGCGGGCAGTGCTGTGGGGCAGGAAGCGGCACGGGTGCGGAAGCCGGCAGCCCTGCGCAGTGGGCTGCGTGCAGAGGCTGTTCACACACGCCCCACGGCTCGCCCCGCCATGGCGGTGCCCGGCGCCTTCCTCAtgcccatcctcctcctcctctgcggGCTGGGCCCCTACCTTgctgctgcccgcagccccccagGTAAGGGGGCACATGGGCCCCAGGGTGGGGCGGGAGGCCGCAGTGCACCAtgtgtggtggggctgggggatgtTGCTCCCTGGTGATGGCGGGCGAGGAGGACAGGACGTGGGGCTGTGTGGGCCAGCAAGCTGTTGGCGCGTGCGCCAGAGACCCCGCGACCCCGCGATGCGCCCCGGGACCCCCAGCACCTACATGGCCCCTTGCAGTGGGGCTGCCGGGAGAGCCGGGCTGTGCCAGGGAGCCCCGTTGGGTGTCCTTGCTCCTGCCCCGGCGCTGGAGCATCGCTGGCACCACCGGCCCCATGGCTACTGGTCCTGTGGCTCTCCTGGCCCCATGGCTCTACTGgccccacagctcccagccccacagctctgccagccctggggctgccagccatgcaggcagcgctgccaggAGGGACCCTGGCCATGGGGGTCCCCCCTggtgggctggggtggggggcagtggcAGGATGCGATGCGCAGATCCTATCGGCCCCATGCATCAGCTGGGCAGGGCGGCAGCTGGCAGATCTGTGCCAGCCACCCTTTCCATCCCAGTCATGTCAGCGGTGCCGCAcacaggcaggggatggaggacaGCGGCTCCTCTTTCTGCCCAGCACCCTCGCCCCAGCTGTTGTTTTCTGAGAAGAAATCTACTTCTTGGCTGGCTGTCAGTAAAACACCAGCTTTCCGTGGAAACACAGCTCCTCTGTATCCCTGGATTTCCTGGGCTGCCGGGAAGGTGTCCTCCATCGCCGTGTATGGAAACAGCCGGAGCGCAGCCCATTTGCTCCGTCACGTTACATTACAACCCAGGGAGGCCCGGCTCTGGCTTTCTCCTGCCCCCACAGTGCTGGCTGATAGGTTTGGACCTCAGAAGGGACAAGGTGTCCCGTTGCCTgatttttaggaggaaaaaaatcccattttctggGAGCCTCCAGGACAGCTCTCAGCCACCAGCAGCTGGTTTGGCACTTGCAAGGGCTCTGCGAGGCACCTCGGTCCATCGGAGGAGCTCATCCCGCAGCGAGCCGTGACAGTGGCTGCCAGAGCAGACTGTGGTGCAATGCCTGGCGCAGGGACTAGCACCACCCCGgtggccctgcagcccccagccagcccaggATGTGGCTGCGTGGGCAGGACCAGAGCCGGCACAGCGTGGCggaaggagggagcagaggagatGGTGTGGGCGCCTGGAGTGGCTGCTCAGCCTCCCAGGGCTCGGCGGTGTTTCCTGCAGAGATCAAACCGCCGGGGCTCGGCCCCTGCCCtgtggtggaggggctgcagtGGGAAGCACAGCACAGCATAGCCCCCATCACCCAGACACAGGGACGCGTGGGCACCTGCAAGCACCATCTCGCAAGGGTAACAACGAGATGAATTTAGCCAGGAtagagacatagaatcataggatcattaaggttggaaaagacctctacaatcatcgagtccaaccgtcatcAGGCACAAATCCTGGAAACCCCCCGATTTTCTCATGGGACAAGCAAAATGGGTTGGCAGGGAGGGGTTTCCGTCCTGTCCCACAGTGCAAGGGGCTGCAAACAGCAGCCACGGGGTGACTAAGGGGAGCAGATGGAGGAATTGGAGTGAAACACCACATCCACAGCATGAGGAGCCAACAGCAAGGATGCAGGAGGGACAGCTGCTTGGCTGGCAGTCCTTCGGAGGAAGATGTGGGGCTGCTGTCAGCCCGGGCATCACTAGCACGGCATGTGTGAACAGGATGGTCGGGGCCTGGCATTGCAGGCAGGCTGCATTGCAGCTCCGCCAGGAAGAGCTGTGCTTGTTTGGCTCACATGGAAGGCGGCTGACGGGGATGTGCCGGGACCCCTGGCATATGCTGTGTCTCCTTGGTGCACCCCTAGGCCCTGGCGCAGCCGCCCGCCACCGCGGTGCCCAGCAGTGTCTGTCCCTTGCAGGGGTGGAGTGTGTCCTCTTCAACGAGGAGTACCTGACCTGCACGTGGGGGagcagagagacactcacggccaACTACTCCCTCTACTACTGGTAGGTGCCCCTGCCCCatggccagccccacagcagggTGTCCAGCAGTGGGTCCCCACACAGGAGGCTCCTGCCAGCATTACTGGTCCCAGCATCGGCCTGCTCCTCTTCCCCGAGCCCAGGGTGGGGGAGGCTCCGTCTCTGGGGCAAGCGGGATGGGATGTGCTGGGGAGAGGGTTCCTGGGGAAGGATGGGGCGTGCCGGGTCTCAGGGAGCTCCAGTAACCCGCTGCGGCACAGGTATGAGAACAGGTCCCCCGTGGTGGAGTGCAAGCACTACCTGCAGGACCAGGGCATCAGCATCGGCTGCCGCCTCAACCAGAGCGAGATCATCCAGTTCCAGCCTTTCCATGTCCTCGTCAATGCCAGCCTTGGCGGCAGGACCCTGGAGATCCCCAGCGAGCGCATGCAGCTGCAGGACCTGGGTACGGAGTGGTGGGGGGCACCCACtctcctctgcagggctgtgggtaCCCAGGGCTGCCCCATCATGTTCTGGCTGGTGGTGGGGCCACCGGAGCACGGGGACGGCGCTCACTGGGCATCACCTGTGCCTTGCAGTGAAACCGGAGGCGCCCGTCAACCTGACCATCCGCAACATGAGCAGCAACCAGCTGCAGCTGACCTGGACCTCCCCGTACCCCAAAGCCCAGTGCCTGGAGCACGCCGTCAAGTACAGGAGCAACAAGGACACCAGCTGGACGGTGAGAGCCCCCCGGACGCGGTACCCTTGCAGTTGTGCCCAGGGACGAGCCGTGCACCAGCCTCCATGGCAGTGCCGGTCCTCATTGCATGGCCCACGTCTCTCTGCAGGAGCACCAGGTGAAAGGAGAcgtcttctccctccccagcgTGGACTATGAGAAGTACTACACCTTCTACGTGCGCAGCAAGATCAACAGCTACTGCggcagcacccagctctggagTGAGTGGAGTGTCCCCGTGGTCTGGGGCAGCAACTCCACCAGCAAGGGTAGGTCCTGGGGGCTGCGGTGGGATGGGACGGGCTAGGGCATGGTGGGGCTCAGCAGGCAAGGGATGGCCAAGCAGGTGGAAAACTGGCCCGAGGCAGCAGCTGTAGGGGCGAGACCCGTCCGGGCACCTGGGGCGCAGGCAGCAGCATCAGCCCCTGCATTCTTTGCGCTTCTGGAAGCCAAACACCCCCTGCCAGCGGGACCTGCTGACTTTTGCCAGGGGTAAGAAACCCCGGAGGGCTGCTCTGGCATGGCCGGCCCAGGACAGGGTCACCAGCCAGTTGTGGTGACAGTGTGGCAGGGCTTGGGGACAGGCCCCTTCTCCATCCTTCGCTCCCAGCTGAGCCCTGCCACAGATGATGCCATGGCCACCCACGAATGGCCACCGGCGTGCCCACCCCACTGCTGTGGCGGTGCACTGGCTGGGGGTCCGCATCACCCCAGCTCTTTCCAGGCGTGGCGGAGGAGCAGCTGCACTGGTTCTGGATCCACATGGTCTTGATCCCCAttgcctcctgcctgctcttgctggtcctatcactggataccagggagaagagatcagcacctccctctcctcttccccacctcaggaagctgtggagagcaatgaggtcaaccctcagcctcctttttctccaaactagacaagcccaaagtccttagccgctcctcctaggacattccttccagccctttcaccagctttgttgccctcctctggacgcattcgagtACCTTCACTTCCTTCTTAAATtgcggggcccagaactgcacacagtactcaaggtgaggccgcaccaatgctgagtacagcgggataatcacctcttttgaccagctggttatgctgtgtttgatgccccccaggatgcggtttgccctcttggctgccagggcacactgctgactcatattgagcctgctgccgaccagcacccccagatccctttctgcagggctgctctccagccactcctctcccaatttatactcgtgcctggcattactccatcccaggtgcagaatctggcacttggacttgttaaatttcatcgcATTAagcattgcccaatgctccaatctatctagatcctctccctcaagagagtcaacagcacctcccagtttggtatcatcagcaaacttgctaatggtgcattcaactcctgcatccagatcgttgataaatatgttgaacaggactggccctagaattgaaccctgaggaacactgctcgtgaccggtcgccagccagatgtagccccattcactacaaccctttgagctctgcccttcagccagttcttcacccagcgcaccatgaACCTGCTcgtcccacagctggacaacttgtccagaaggatgctgtgagggacggTACCAAAAGcctccagaaaaactacatccaccgccttcccttcatccactaggtgggtgaccttatcatagaaggatatcaaattagttaaacgggactttccctttgtgaatccatgttgactgtgcctgatgattgcattattctttaaatgcctttcagtagtacccagtatgaccttctccataatttttccaggaagtGAGGTTaaactaacaggtctgtagtttcctgggtcttccctcacgcccttcttgcaaattggaataacattggctagcttccagtcagcagggacctccctagactcccaagacctttgggagatgatcgagaggggtcctgccataacatccgctagctccttcagtactctgggatgaaccccaccaggccccatggacttgtgaacatccagctgatacagctggtccctgacaatttcagtgtccacaaatggaaagtcactgttcccatacccgtggtcctccgactcaggggaccgggcagcccaaggtctgtctgttttattaaagactgaggcaaaaaaagcattgaatgcctccgctttttcttcatccctgttagtcagatgaccatcttcaacaagtatcggtccaatgttttctttagacctcctcctgctattaacgtacttaaaaaagcccttcttgttatctgacacaacactggccaggtTCAAcactaactgagctttggcctttcgtgtctccTCCCTGCATATATGaagcacagctctgtaatcttcctgcaaagcctgacctcgcttccagagatcatccaatttctttttcctcttgagctccacgaggagttccctgttcagccaagctggtcttctgccccgcttgcttgactcactgggattgcctgctcctgtgcttctaaaaggtgcttcttaaaaactgaccagcacttgtggactcctaagccctcaaaagcaaagtcccagggtactctgctaaatagctccctgaatagcttaaagtttgctcttctgaagtccagggtagcaactctgctgtccttttttctcatcacacagaaaattttaaactcaaccatttcatgatcactgtggccaagacagccaccctACCATCAccatctcccacgagtccttctctgttcacaaatagcaagtctagaagggcatctttcctagttggctcactgactacttgtgacaagaagttatctcctgcaaacttcaagaatttccaagattGCTCCGTGCTGCTGCACGGCTCAGCCCCAGGGTGCTCTGCCCCACAGCTTTGCCATCCCTGCTGGTGCTGCCCTGACCCTCTGGGTCACCTTGCGGTGGCACGCCGAGCTGCTCCAGAAATTAAGGCCTGACGTAGCTCCCTGATGGGCAAGGTAGCTGCTGGCAGCACCGCGATGGGCAAGGCGAGGTGCACGGGGCAGTGGGGTTCCCCGTtggggctccaagggctgcatgCGTGTCCTGGCCAGCAGTGACAACAGTGTTGGAAGCCAAACACCCCCTACCAGTGGGACATGCTGGGTCCCCCTTGCCAGGGGTTTCTTAGCTCTGGAGGGCTGCTCTGGCACGGCCGGTCCAGGACAGGGTCACCTGCCAGTTATGGTGACAGCATGGCAGGGCTTGGGGACAGGCCCCTTCTCCATCCTCcgctcccagctcagccctgccacgGACAATGCCATGGCCACCCACAAAGGGCTACCGGTGTACCCACCCCACTGCCGTGGTGGTGCACCAGCCGGGGGTCCATGTCACCCTGGCTCTTTCCAGGTACGGCAGAGGAGCAGCTGCACTGGTTCTGGATCCACACGGTCTTCATCCCCAttgcctcctgcctgctcttGCTGGTCCTCGTCGTCCTGCTGGTGCGCATGGAAAGGTGAGcctggggggctggtggggggcagCAGCGCTGGGGCCCTTCCCCTCTGACACGTCTCTCCTGCGCAGGGTGTGGGTCATCCTCATGCCCCGAATCCCCAACCCCAGCAAGAACTTTGACGAGCTCTTCATCACCCACAACGGCAACTTCCAGGTaaggtggctgtgggcagccctgCCCCCGGGCTCaccccctgccccgcggggctggggctgggctgggtggtggCTCCtctcaccctgctctgctccccggAGGAATGGGCCGGAGTCCCCAAAGATGTCGTGGAGAGCTTCAAGCCCAACTACAGTGAGAACATCTGCTATGTGAGCGAGCTGCCCCCCAAGGAGAGCTATGAGCCCCTCTGGGAGAGCAGCAACCACCCACCGTCTGTTATGCCTGGGGCCCTGGCTGCCCCCCGCGAGCACAGCCCCTACAAGAACAGCTACGTGGGAGTGTGACACACtcctgcacccctgcaccccgCACGTCCCACACCTCCGCTGCCCAAAACCTCACCAGCCTGTGGGCCTCactccctgctcccaccctgccTCCACCAAATGTCtggacccccagccctgctccctgccatgGCCACACTCAGCCCCCCACAACACGGCAGCTGTACTGCACTGCAGGGTGCTAGGTGAGCGCG includes these proteins:
- the LOC143164362 gene encoding cytokine receptor common subunit gamma-like, with translation MAVPGAFLMPILLLLCGLGPYLAAARSPPGVECVLFNEEYLTCTWGSRETLTANYSLYYWYENRSPVVECKHYLQDQGISIGCRLNQSEIIQFQPFHVLVNASLGGRTLEIPSERMQLQDLVKPEAPVNLTIRNMSSNQLQLTWTSPYPKAQCLEHAVKYRSNKDTSWTEHQVKGDVFSLPSVDYEKYYTFYVRSKINSYCGSTQLWSEWSVPVVWGSNSTSKGTAEEQLHWFWIHTVFIPIASCLLLLVLVVLLVRMERVWVILMPRIPNPSKNFDELFITHNGNFQEWAGVPKDVVESFKPNYSENICYVSELPPKESYEPLWESSNHPPSVMPGALAAPREHSPYKNSYVGV